The following nucleotide sequence is from Echeneis naucrates chromosome 5, fEcheNa1.1, whole genome shotgun sequence.
TATATTTATGGCCCTTTTATGATTGCATAGTAAAACATTCAGAAGAAACGTGGTGCTGATGTtgtgcttctcctcctccagcgaCAGGACAGAGGCTTACCTCGGTGATGAAAACTCCTTGAGCCTGACCTTCAATGCCAGGAacgagggagagggaggggcgTACGAGGCGGAGCTGTATGTGGTACTTCCCCCGGAGGCTGACTACAGCGGGATAGCTCGCAACAATGCGGTGAGCACGAGTGTTACTGTTACTGGAATCTGAGCTCAGGCTCTTTATGGGTACGAGTAATGGTTTTCATTGCCAATTTCTTTATCactgaaatattattattctCTAACTTGAGCACAGTACCAAGTTTGGAAAACCCACAATGTGTACGTATCACCACTGAGATCTGAGCAGAGCAAAAGACcgtaaaaacaaatcaaacatgaGAATTCTTGTAACAGAGAATACACTGTAATCCAAGCTTTTATAAAAGCTGTTAGTTCACTCAGATGTATCCAAGTGCCTTGTTATAAAAAGaagctaaatattttacattatttgatgcttttgtgtcttttccagAGCTTGACTCAGCTGACGTGCAGCTATGAAGCAGAAAACCAGACCCGCTATCTCTTGTGTGATCTGGGAAACCCCATGAAGCCTGGTAGCAGTGTAAGAGTCGACAAAACCAACATGTTGCTTTTGgccttttttagtttttatgtctTATCACAATTAAGTCAAGTTATAATATTCTTGTGCAGAATAATTGATGCATAAGCAAACTGGAACTGTTTTCTTATTGATCTGATATAACATACAAAACATTGCTCAGGCTTTTCCCAGTTTCCAGCAGCTGGGGAATAACTTAGGCTGAGTTTTTTACTGTTTACCATCTGTTATCTAAGAGAAATTATTGGCACTTCTGAAGAATGAAAACCTTTCATCATCCCTACAAATGGGATGAAATGATCAGGTGGATTTtgataagtaaaaataaacaaggcGTAATAACAAGAGGCAAAGACACCCGCTGAAAAAAAAGGTCTTGttgtgatttttcattttctgtgggTCATTTAATAGTTATGGGCTGGCCTTCGGTTCACCGTGCCCAGACTGAAGGACACTCACAATACTGTACAGTTTGAACTCCAAATACGAAGGTAGGTCACAGCAAGAATacttttgtctatttttttcaaTGCTTTCAATTCAGTTTTGGATTACATTACAAGTTCACAATGTTAAATCAATGATTATAACATTTCTGTAGTCCAATATTACTTATCCTTTATTAAAATCTATTaactttatgttgttttttatgttgtagtaaaaatgcaaacaactCTGAGAGTGAGGTGGTGCAGTATGAGCTGGAGGTGGCTGCGATGGCTGATGTTATTCTACAGGGGTGCGCTTGATTACCGCCTCTAGTTCTACATTATTACGTCAGTCTCACATAATCATTCCAACCACTGTGATAAAGATGCcaaactctgtgtttgtgtctgactgCAGAGTTTCCCGGCCAGACAAAGTCATCTTTCCTCCTCCCAACTGGACTGTTCATCAGACTCTGAGGGAAGAGCAGGAGGTCGGCCCTGAGCTGCAGCATGTCTATGAAGTAAGCCGGGATTTCTTACAAAACTGTGCTCATGTGATGCCGCTCAGCCAATCATTGTGACTCAAGTCAGAGCATATGAATGAGGTATACACACACGGGAGAGATAAGAAAGACAATGTCAGAGGGCCCATGATGATGATTGGAGGGAGGGTGAAAAGGTGacattaaagctttttttttcttattcaggAAAATGGACTTCATAAAAAACGTTAAGGTGAACTGAGTTATATTATGAATCTGTTAATATTAGATGCCATCTACTCTGCTCCCACATATGTGACAAATCAACTGCTCAACCCTGCTAGGTTTGCGTTTGCatttattaacattaacatttttatgagttcagcatcaaacgtCATTCAAAAGTTGTCTCCAGAGGTGGAAAGCAATGACAATGGTAATTTTTTTCCAGGTAAGCCCACTCCATCTGGTAATTTTCCAACAGCCACCATAGCGTCCAAATGCCGCAAAGTTGTGGCGTGGCTAAATACTGCCACCAAGAAGCCACATTTTATAATGTACAAATAGACCCTTTAAGTTCCATCAGTGTAAAAAAATGTTAGGTGTCACTGCAGGCATGCAACAAAATTATGTTTGGTGTCTCTCAGAACactacagtaaaaataaaatcgaAGTAAAATGTACgaccagaaaacaaaaaatacttaTAGGGACAGAACACATATCGACGTACAACAGTGCAGTTTAAGTGCAGTGTAGAGTATACTTAAGGCCACTGTGATTAtgcacaaccacaaccacaatcttgttttcaaatgaatgctaatgttgctcAACCCAACCTACATATTTAGCTAACCCGAAAGGTTGCCTGATAATTTAATAAAGGCAcatgtttgtttccattttacTACAAGAGATtacatttctcttcatttaacctttgtcagacatgcagtgcaTCTGTCTCTGATAAAGATTTATTCCATTCCATTAAGTTTAAACAGACAGCATCTTAGATCAAAATTTGCCTGTCTCTTTCAGCTGGTGAATAATGGTCCAAGTGTGGTCAGCCAGTCAACATTAGAGGTAAAATGCCCCCTGAGGACTCCCAGCCATGAGCTGCTCTACCCTATGGAAGTAGTTACTGAGGGGCCGCTGAGCTGCTCCTCCCAAACCACTTTTAATGCACTGAAACTCaaggtgaggacacacacacacacctcagtcgGTATGGTCAGGCCAGTAGCCCTGTTCTGCACTTGCCCATGTTAATGATTCTGTCAATGTCTTCTTGTATGAAACTccagcctccagcagcagatgatCCTACATCACTGAACTCAAACACTGAGCACCACATCCGGAGGAGGGAAGCACATCCGCTGGCTGAACATGGAAACCTGGTGAGACCCCATGAAAGAAATAGAAATTCAATTTGTAAAGAGGATTTATGGGAAATTTGGGAAAAATTGGAATTGGAGCTGTTCACAGATTCTTGTAGCAATGTTGTGCTCAGGATTAATATCAAGTCCATCAATCCACCAAGATTACCCACAATGCTCACGGATTTCTGATGTATTTGGCTGTTATGTTCGTGGCAGCCAATGTGAACAGCCATTACTTTAAATACTTGATATGTTCCCTTGACTGTATAAGCAGACTATGGAAATTTTTACCGCTGGAATCCTTAAACTGGCATTAAAGAATCTTATTTTGAAGTGCTGCTATTGCTACATTTCGAGCAGTTTACTTACCAGCCCAGAAGAAATGCTGAGAGTATCGCATAAAACTTAATTTCCTCAGAGCTGGACACCAATGAGCCCAGACATTATTGCGTTTAATGTATCCTTTCACTCCAAACCTCCTGAGCACATTTGTTACTCATCAGGATAGAATTGTTGAGTCCATGTGTTTCATAAGGACCCCAGgaggtgtttgtttttctccttctctttcctccttgAGTCAGCATGTAGGAGTGGGATCGCACTGACGTGAGTCTGTTCAGCTATTCAGTCCAAGCACACCACAACAGAGGCTCTTAAATAAAGTCAATGGCTCTTGTGTTGAGTGTTCAATCCCACCGGGTTTCttttctgactgtgtgtgtgtgggtttttgttgAGTGGGTTTGCATGCTTACGTTGTGTATTTAAACTGAAGTAGTCCAATGTGATTGTATGAAGAAGCAGCTCTCGCCCCtgaacttgaaaaaaaaaattgaatcaTAATGAGATTACCTCTTTGACCGGAGGAAATGGGAATAGATATAATGAGCCCTGGTCAACATCTCCGGTTGCTTGCTGAAATTGTTTCTGGGATGAGATTAATTAGGTTTATGATACAGGCCTGGTTTACTTTGGTGCAGCTTGCGTCACTGGCCGTAATGCCACTGACGGCTCATCTCTAATGCTATTCAAATGATCCAACTTTAAATTAGAGGATCCAACCCCATAAGAACATTTCCAAACATTCACTCTTCACTGTCTGGAAATCGGTTGTTCATTTATGTATGAATCACTAACAACATGCAAGGTTACAGCGTATCGTATACTGAGTCTGCGTTCAAGTCTACTGTACTTTAGAAGCTAAACATCCAAAGTCTGTTATGCAGCTTTGCGTCTTTAAAAGAGTGTAATGCGCTTATAGGGGGACATCATCAGATGTCACTGCACACATCCTTAATAAGAAAATTTAAAcgaaaaagtgaaacaaacaaacaaacaaaaaaaaaaaaaactaaatacaggTGATGCAGTGGGACACAAAGCAGCCTGAGATGCTGCCTGTCACTGTAACAACAGGCTCTaatgaatggaaatgatttGCCTCGCAGGAGAATTTATTAGTTAAAAGAAAGTGTGTTGAATGCCACGCTCATTGTTTCCCTCCTCAGACCTGCTCTACAGCGGAGTGCTGGCAGCTGCAGTGTAGTGTCGGGCTGTTGGAGAGAGGAGCCAGTGTCATCCTGGCTGTTCGCTCCAGGATCTGGGCTGAAACCTTCATTGAGGTGAGACCACAGGTCATTGCTGCTCTCTGCCATTGGTCTTATGTACACGGTTAATGCAGAACGCTCCGGACTGGTGAGGATACCAACATGAAGTCAGATCTCTGTTCTTAtactgccctctgctggagaATACTGTAAAGTTATAGTTTTTTTAATACTTGCAAATTATTTGCAGAATATCCACCAGCACATAATTAGCTGTGTTAAACAATAACTGGgggataaataaaaacataaacccTAAACCCTGCTTTGCTTTGCCTTTACACAGAAGGCCTACAAACAGCATGTCCTCGAGTGCTCTGTCCAGTTCCAAGTGAACAAAATGCCTTACTCTATTCCTCCGAAATTCAAACCAATGGGATCCAAAAAGGTAACGTCATCTAATTCTTTTATTGGATTTCACAATTTCACAACTTTATAAGCTATTAGAAAGCCACAGAGGCTCATTTGATGGCTGTGGTTTCCTGTCGCTCAGGTGGTGTTTGCTGTGATGTGGAACAAGCCGGACAGTCTGTTCTCTGTCCCAGTGTGGATCATCATCCTGGCTGTTCTAGCTGGGCTGCTGTTACTCGCCCTGCTCATATATCTACTGTACAAGGTACTGAGCTGGTGAATTACCTTTGCATGGCCCCACTGCCATTCCAAAAAGGGCCACTGGTATGGAAAAAagtttaattcagttttgaGTAGTAGGTTTTCATCCAATAAGGTGTCCACGTTTTCCTGATTATATGGTGATTTATTACAGTTCTCCAATTGAAGCCATAATCAAATTTCACTACAGAAAAAATTATCTGTGTCTTATATTAACTTCatattttcatgttaaaaaaaactgcttgCTTCTACCAAGACATTTCCACACACTAATCAGCCACACCAGTGAATAACTCAGTGACAACATGGGTACTGCCTCACGTGGGGGAAGGTGCACTCAAACAAAACCCAAAGCGAAAATGGCCCTTACCATTACCACTGAGAGGCTCCTCTCATTCTATCACGTGTTAAGGGTGAATACTAGAGCACTTATTAGAAAAACTAAgaatgttccttttttttaagtctaGAGTTGATCATGTTTGCTTCTaaactttctctctgtctgtttccctGTAGATGGGCTTCTTTAAAAGGTCAGATCCATACGGTACGACCATGGAGAAGGCCCAGCTCAAACCCCAGGCATCTTCTGAAGCTTAGCTCAAGGACAGAGCTTTTCCAAGGAACTGGAATGATCCTTAGATTCCCATACACAGAAGGAAACTTGCTTAGGATAGCTAGGCAACCCATTTATGAATGGATAATTATGGGTGCTGTATCACTGGAATACAAAATATCTGGTGCTGCACTAAAATGCCAAAGCAGGAAAGATGACTTCGAAAGTTGTGCATGTACTCCGATCAGgtataacattatgaccactgagaTGTGAAGTGAATAACTCTAATTGTCTCTTCATCATGGCACCTGTTAAGGAGCAAGTGGACATTTTGTTCTCAAAGTTCATGCGttagaagcagaaaaaaacaagcttaAGCATTGGAGCGAGTTTGATAAGGGTCAAACGGTGATGGCCAAAGTGATGATCAGAGCATCTCCGAAACTGGAGCCCCTGTGGGGTTTTCCCAATCTGCAGTGGTCACTATCCATCAAAAGTGGTTCAAGGAAGGAACAGAGGTGAACCGGCGACAGGGTCATTGGGGGCCAAGGCTCACTGATGCACATGGGGATCGACCACATGGTCCGATCCAACAGAAGAACTACTGCAGTAATGGAAGAaggagacctggtctgatgaatcatgttttctttaacaTCACGTGGATGGCAAAGAAGGTGTGTGTTGCTTACCTGgggaacacatggcaccaggatgcattatgggaagaagcCAGCAGAGGCAGTGTGATGGGAAACCTCTGTGTGGATGTTACTCCGACACGTTCCACCTACAGAAGCATTGTTGTAGGCCAGCTACATCctttcatggaaacagtattctctGATGtctgtggcctctttcagcagaaTAATGTGCCgtgccacaaaacaaaaatggttcaggaatggtttgagaagcacaacaagaagtttgaggtgttgacttggcttCAAGATTCCCCAGATTTCCTTCCAATTGAGCATGGCTCTGCTGGAAAAATTAGTCTGATCCACAGAGGCCCCAACTCAAAACTtacaggacttaaaggatctgctgctaacatcttggtaccagataccacagcacaccttcagGGAATCTGTGCCTCGACAGGTCAGGCCTGCTTTTACCAACACAATATTAGGCAGGCagtcataatgttatgcctgGTCAGTGtatatgtactgtatatgtgcATTTCTCTTTTGGATCTCCATTCAGAGCAAGACTTGcttttacagaaaaagaaacacaaagattcGCCTCcccgtgaaaaaaaaaaaaaaaaaaacgcttttGGAAAATACTCCATGGACAGTACACaatacaggaaaacaaatgcatcTTCAACAAAGGCACTCATGTAACAGCATTTCTTTACCCCTAAAAGGTCTATTGTAAACCATGTTTGCAGTCCCAATGTTTAATACCTTTTGAAATTCCTGCTTTTGTATGATCTATACACCACTCGTTATTTATGgcacagtgttttcctgttgattGTTGAATGTTGTACTGTACTGTCTGCAGGACAATCCTGGTGAAACTGCAATGTTTAACTTGAAGTATTCCTCTCCCATATTGGGAGGTATTTTGTGTGTTGCAATGTGTGTGATGCATTCTTTGTGTTATGACTTGTTGGTGTTGTGGCCCAGAATAAAACCTAATTTTGTATACCCATCCAAAATGTTGATTGATGCGCGAACTGTGAGCAAACAGGGGTAAAAGACACCAAACATTATTTGGCATCAAGTTACTGAGACATGGTCACGGTCACAGGAATGGCTTTCGGAGCCAGTGAAGAGGAAAATGGACAGGGTTAaacgattaaaaaaagaaatgctctggatgttttgtgtgtttgtgctggctGACTGGGATTTGAACTGGTACGCTTACTGAAGGAAATTAAGGAAGGTCCCTTTAACCTGAACACTGGGGCATATAATCTGCATataatctaaccctaaccctgttgtGATGCAGtttgttcatctgtctgtctctcttcgTTGGCTGTAAAATAGACTGGCCTAGCTCAGGatattggctgggattggctccagtgtgagtgagtgttttgAACCATCCTGTTGGTTAATTTGGCCATTTGTCATCTTGCAGGATAAATTAAACACACTAACTGTAGATCAAACATCTTCAAACTGGTCAGTTGGAATCATCACATCAACATGAACTATTTTCTTTAGAGTTCTGCATTTCTTAAATAATTTCTCAGCCAGGGTTAGGGATAGGgttagctctctgtctcttcactTTTCTCCCCTGCTTGCTCTCTCTTTTactgaacgtgtgtgtgtgtgtgtgtgtgtttcctggctATAAAAGCAAATGTCGTGTGGGTGCTACCCGACAGAGCAACTCAAGTTTCAGTCTGACAAGCACAGCGAAGAAGGGGAAGAGTGCGCTTGCTTTCGATACGCTGTGAGTAACACATTCTACTTTCAGTGCTTAGATGAGAGTATTATTTCCAGCAGGTTATTGACATTAAATGTACATGTGCTGCATCTTTAAGAGTCGGTAGGGGCAGATGACTCAGCTGGTTGTTTCTGGGCCTTTAAAGCAGcagtaaaatacagaatatAAAGCAGCTAAGTGATATTTCATCAACACTTTCGTCTGTGCCTCCAGTAAAAAGTAGATCAGGGTGTCAGACCAAGCCCGCACAGATGTCCAGCatattgaaacaaaacaaatggaatACTGAATAATCTTTTCGTGTGTGAAGACATGCAGCATAACTGCAGACAAATCTTTACAATCCTGAATTAGGAATGTGAGATGTAACTAGCCCATCAAAACAAATATGTCTGCAGCAATGCACCGCTCTAGAATGTTTTCATGCTGGCTGACTGTCGGTGGCTGATCCTCTGTGATTCCACCTATTCAGAATGGACAGGGTGAGGCATTTGCCTCATCTGCTGTGCAGTGAGTCAGCAGACGGGGTATTAAAGTGTTTAGGACTGGACTCTGGGGAGATGACCTGGCATGGTTTGGTTAGATTTCTAAATTGCCTTGTAAATTCTTAAGCTCTTCACCCCTGCTGGACCCAGCAGTGTGTCCATCATTAGACTCAGTGATTTAAAGCTGTGACTTTATTTGCCAACCTGATATAAAACTGCAGTGGAGAGATGTATTGATTGTTGCTCTGTACAGATCCTGCTTGCTCTGCATAAGCTGTAGTCATGGCCAGAAACCTGCTGAAAAACCCCAATGGGGAAGGTAAGATGCAACTGTGTAAGTGGACTCTGGTCCCTTTTTTTACTCTTCAAATTTCCTATAACTGCTTTTGGAACTGATGTAGATGATATAGAACATAGAATATAGAGTCATTAGAAGCTATCGACTGTACATTTCCCTCCCAGAGCAGCTGGAATTCTGGGAGTTGAAGGAGGATGGCGGGAGCCACTGGATTGTGGAGGACATGCCAGGAGATTGTGGCCACGACTTCTGCAACGATGGTGTGACAAAGTACTTTGCAACCTCATTTGAGTGAGTATTTAtcactgtaaatgttgtttCATAACAAAATTTGAAAGCTAAATAAATTGATACAGCTCCAGTTTGGTTTAGGCATCGAAACTACTTGTCTAGGTACAGGAAAAGATCGCAGTTTGTGTCGAATTAAGTTCTTGAagattataaaatatatattttatttacaatgcagggaaagaaaaacttccAGCAAGGAAATGCCAATGAAGGGCCTAGCTGCAGGCCATAATAAGAAGATAGGAGTAAATTATCCAATTAAGGAATTTATTgaacaaacaataaatcaacaatttccctgacggagacctcccaagggattaataaagtctatcttatcttatcttatcttatcaaaagctaaaacaacaacaacaacaacaaaaaaacacccaaagGATGTGGGTCAGACTGCAGGGGTCGCCTCAGCACACTaactctgtgacttgcatgatttaTTTGGTGACAGTTTTACACCTGATGCCCTTCCTGTTTCTTACCATTTTTCCAGGCTTGGGTCTGGTGGAAGCTGGTTTGGGTCTGTGGTTTGAACCCACCTAGCTACATCCCcgagcctaaccctaaccctaaccctaaatttAATTAGTCAATAATAATGAGTTAAAATATGGGGGAGATGGGATTTTTGTTAAGATTTTGGAGATTGAGGGAATATTTCAAATGTAGAGCAAATtgcatttaacagaaaaaatacagtagagtaaaaaaaaaaaaaaaaagagatttattccagctgtaaaaagaaaagaaaaaaaaagaaagacattaatGTGTATTAGGTGCTGAGGAAtccagttcctggcctgggttTCCCCCAGGCactccaccgtccaaagacatcatgtttgggttaagtggtgactctaaattgtctgtaggtctgagtgtgagtgtgagtgtttgttggtctctgtctgtctctgtgtgttggccctgtgatggactgctgacctgtccagggtgaccccaccctcacccagtgtgagctgggattggcttcagcaccacCGGTGACCCAGAAAGGGATAAGCGATCATTGTTCAGCTCAGTGCATTGTTtatcatttgtgtttgatatgGATTATAAATGTACGTATGTCCTAGGCTGTGTCTGAAGAGACAGGTGATTGACTTGCTGGCAGAAGGTTACACCGCTGAACAGTTGGATGCTGAACCGGCTGTCACAGTGGAAGACTGGTAAGGCCAGGGTGGACGGACATGCATGTAGACACCCTCTGTAAGTGTCACTAGCTCATGTGCTGCTCATCCTGCAGGTACTGTGGGAGGACAGATTGCGGCTGCACTTATCAAATGGCCGTGTATCTGCTGGATGAGAATCAGGAGGTGTTACAGGAATTCAAGCCAGAGTTGGTGACTCTTGACCCCGACTCTGAGGATGGCTGTTCATGGAAACAGGTAAACAAGAGGGAGATTGCCCTGTACACATGTGAGGACACGCTGCAGGGTCCACACCTGACTCGATAGTTTCTTGATTTGATAAACTTTGTCCCACAAGTGGGCTGATCACCCATTATGCAGTGATAAAACAACACATATGACCAAAGCATACATAGCCAACATGGAACAGCATAGCAATGTTAACGGtggttttctctctgtgtatgATCTCCAGGTCAGCCACATATTTTCTAATTATGGACCTGGGATGCGTTTCATCTCCTTTGAACATGGAGGACAGGACACCAAATACTGGGAGGGTTGGTTCGGAGTGAGAGTCACCGGGAGTTCTGTTACTGTTGATGTGTGATTGAGGTGGAGTGAGGGGAGATTAagaggggaaggaggaaagagggagcagGTGAAATATAGGTGCACTGCAGTGACAGAGTAGGGTTCAGGTTTTTAACAGGGCCAGCTTTGCCTTATGGCGCCCAGTGTTGCTTACACCTCTGTGGAGTGGATGTAGACAGTATTCAGACCCCTTcgcttttttgctttttttttttttttattgttggagATTTTACTCTAACAGGATAAAGTTTTTAATATTGCCATTCAACCAATAACCATTaatgacaaagagaaaacatgttttaagaGTTTTACcaatacatttcaaataaaaaaatgagatCTCTTATTTACAGAAGTATTCAGACACTTCGCTGTGGCACTCTAAGTCAAAAACTAGCTTCAAGGTGTATCCTATTGGCTTTACCTATCTTTGAGATGTGTCTGGAAGTGGAGTCCACTCATGGTAAACTGAATTGAACAGACATGTATATAAAGTAATTCAAGCAAAGGCCCAGCGATGCACTCTATTGAAGACTTATGATAAAACTGTGGCTCAGCTTTGAGTGTTCC
It contains:
- the fbxo2 gene encoding F-box only protein 2, whose product is MARNLLKNPNGEEQLEFWELKEDGGSHWIVEDMPGDCGHDFCNDGVTKYFATSFELCLKRQVIDLLAEGYTAEQLDAEPAVTVEDWYCGRTDCGCTYQMAVYLLDENQEVLQEFKPELVTLDPDSEDGCSWKQVSHIFSNYGPGMRFISFEHGGQDTKYWEGWFGVRVTGSSVTVDV